The Glycine max cultivar Williams 82 chromosome 12, Glycine_max_v4.0, whole genome shotgun sequence genome window below encodes:
- the LOC100795513 gene encoding uncharacterized protein, with amino-acid sequence MGLSAFQLVYRKTCHLPVELEHKAYWALRLLNFDEAAFRKKRKLQLLELEEIRMNAYESSKIYKLRLLPGKLKSKWSGTFVIKEVRPHGAMELVDPATGTLEKKWIVNGQHLKIYNGGQLERYQLTKPRIRLSGNKPVDGKCDELA; translated from the exons ATGGGCCTATCAGCATTTCAGCTGGTCTATAGGAAAACATGCCACCTACCAGTGGAGTTGGAGCATAAGGCCTATTGGGCCCTTAGACTGCTTAACTTTGATGAAGCTGCATTTAGAAAGAAGAGGAAGTTACAATTGCTGGAGTTAGAAGAAATAAGGATGAACGCCTATGAATCATCCAAGATTTATAA ACTTAGGTTACTTCCTGGGAAGCTAAAGTCAAAGTGGTCAGGGACGTTTGTCATCAAAGAAGTAAGACCCCATGGAGCTATGGAATTGGTGGATCCTGCAACGGGCACCCTTGAGAAAAAATGGATCGTCAATGGACAAcacttaaaaatttacaatggaGGCCAGTTAGAAAG GTACCAGCTCACTAAGCCTCGCATTAGGCTTAGCGGAAACAAGCCAGTTGATGGAAAAtgtgatgaactcgcttag